The genomic window GCGAGCAGCCGGTCCGCCGGCGAGGCGGTGGCATTTCGCGAAGGATTCCGTAGTTGGCGGGGTTGGGGCACCGGGACAGAGTAGCCAGTGGGCGTGCGGCGCCCGGCATCGAATAGACAGACAGTTCTGTCTATGCCTAGACTGCGGCCCGTGACCCGCAGCTTTCTGACCCGCCGCCTGCACCTGGATCTGGTGCGGGTCGCCGGTGCTGCGTGTTGTCGTTTCACGATGCGCTGATCTCCAGCGACCACCGGACCCGTCTTCCGGAGGCCGGCGTCGGCGTCCACTGGACGTGACGCCTCCCCCGCGCACCCCACCCCACCGCCCCGATCACGTGGCTATCGGTGTGGGCGGACGACGGTGTCCACCACCACTCCCGGAAGGTTGTCCATGTCCTCGAATGCTCTGTACCTGTACGAAATCGTTCCCGGCGCCGAGCGCCGCGACCAGCTCGACCAGCTCATCAAGGAGTTCGACGCCGCCACCGCGAGCGCCGGCGGCGAACTGATCGAGACCCAGGTGACCAAGGGTGGCGAGCGCATCTTCGCGATCACCGAATTCGACGGCTGCGCCGCCCCGGAGATCGCCGCCGACACGCTGCATGCCGCGGAACTCGATGGGCCGCACCAGGTTCGGATCGTCGGAGCCGACATCGAAGAGATCAAGGCGGCTCGTCCCGAGGCCGGTTACCTGGTGGAGTGGGACATCCCGGCCGAGATCGACATGGACACCTACCTGACCCGGAAGAAGGAGAAGTCGCCGCTCTACGCGGACATTCCCGAGGTCAGCTTCCTGCGCACCTACGTGCGTGAGGACACCGCCAAGTGCCTGTGCTTCTACAACGCTCCCGACGAGGACGCCGTCCGCCGCGCCCGCGACATCGTCAGCACCCCCGTCAGCCGGCTCCACGAGCTCGACACCGAACGGTAGAAACCTCCATGACCGCGACCATCAGTACAGCGAAAACCCCTGAGCGGGAACAGGGTCGATCGTTCGTCCGCGACCGCG from Prescottella sp. R16 includes these protein-coding regions:
- a CDS encoding putative leader peptide codes for the protein MPRLRPVTRSFLTRRLHLDLVRVAGAACCRFTMR
- a CDS encoding DUF4242 domain-containing protein produces the protein MSSNALYLYEIVPGAERRDQLDQLIKEFDAATASAGGELIETQVTKGGERIFAITEFDGCAAPEIAADTLHAAELDGPHQVRIVGADIEEIKAARPEAGYLVEWDIPAEIDMDTYLTRKKEKSPLYADIPEVSFLRTYVREDTAKCLCFYNAPDEDAVRRARDIVSTPVSRLHELDTER